One window of the Nicotiana tabacum cultivar K326 chromosome 4, ASM71507v2, whole genome shotgun sequence genome contains the following:
- the LOC107818169 gene encoding protein DEHYDRATION-INDUCED 19 homolog 5: MDMDFWAARINSARHLSAVQTNHLRNSDNLSNVDNTEGEEDVQAWFPCPFCYVEIEVQMLCNHLQEEHCFDFRNAVCPICAGNLGKDPLGHFTVQHAQSVKRRRKYQKSGFWNNASAISGKDPHEINSFLCTNLMVGRYNVQEPAPDPLLLPFLCSTAHSDSKDGLQDESPGSVAAAPDVESNKLPVCDPDLEEQYEAKRRRAAFIQELIASTIF; the protein is encoded by the exons atggATATGGACTTTTGGGCTGCAAGAATAAATTCAGCTAGGCACCTCTCTGCTGTCCAAACAAACCATCTCAGGAATTCTG ATAATCTCTCAAATGTGGATAATACAGAAGGAGAAGAGGATGTTCAGGCCTGGTTCCCTTGCCCTTTCTGTTATGTAGAAATTGAAGTCCAGATGCTTTGCAACCATTTGCAAGAAGAGCATTGCTTTGACTTTAGAAACGCG GTTTGTCCCATATGTGCTGGAAATTTAGGTAAAGATCCTCTGGGGCATTTTACAGTGCAGCATGCACAATCAGTAAAG AGGAGGAGAAAATACCAGAAGTCAGGCTTCTGGAACAATGCTTCAGCAATAAGTGGCAAGGACCCCCATGAAATAAATTCATTCTTGTGCACAAATTTAATGGTTGGCCGCTACAATGTACAAGAACCTGCTCCTGATCCCCTTCTGCTGCCATTTCTCTGCAGTACGGCTCATTCTGATTCTAAAGATGGTCTACAAGATGAGTCTCCTGGTAGTGTTGCTGCTGCTCCTGATGTAGAAAG CAACAAGCTGCCCGTATGTGATCCAGATCTGGAAGAACAGTATGAAGCGAAAAGGCGAAGAGCGGCATTTATTCAAGAGCTTATTGCTTCAACTATCTTCTAA